The Ipomoea triloba cultivar NCNSP0323 chromosome 13, ASM357664v1 genomic interval aatgtttattttaagCAAAATAACTGCTGCAGAAGTGCTGGATCAAGAGCCAGATGGATGCATCAGTGCTTACTGAGAGCATAAAATCAGTGGCGGGTGGTGAAACATTGCCTTCATTATATAGGCACCCTCGCATCATTTCTCACTCCGTTTTTTCTTTAAATGGGTCTTCCAAGAAGCTGAGATTCTTGCACCGTAATTCTCTACTCGTCTCCAAGACTTCAACTTTCCTTTACCATTCAATCAGGTTATTTCTGTTCTGAGTTCACCTGATCATATTTCTCgacttttattttatcttttggTCTAAGTGATCTCTAAAATCATGAGTATCTTTTTATTGGCGGAGATCATAAACCTGTGAATTGCATTTGGTTGAATATTGAGTCTCTTGTGGGgtttataatctttttttttttttttttttttctgtggaTTTTCATGATATTAAAGCATGAATTGAGCTTAATTAAGTGTGACTATTTGCGTTTACTCCCTTGATGCATCTGTTGTTTGGCACTAGTGTTGTTGGGCGTAATTTGTACGATCACGGTCTGGGAAAAGTACTGATACAGTTGCTTATTTAGGAAGAGAAGTACCGGTAAAAGGTTGGGTGGTGTGAATTTAGCGGAGACTAAGATGGCTGGGATTCAAGGGATATCTGCAACTTCGGATGTGAGAACCGGGAATATGATTTTTGAGCCTATTTTAGAGGAAGGAGTCTTCCGTTTCGATTGCTCTGCTGATGATAGGAATGCAGCAAATCCAAGTTTTTCTTTTGTCAACCAGAAAGCAAGGGAGACACCTCTTATGAGTGTTCACAAAGTTCCATCTTATATTCCTACTTTTGAATGTGCAATGGGGCaacaaattgttaatattgagGTATTACATCTAGATCTTGACAGATAGCATATTTGGCAACGGTTAAGTGTTTAATGTACCCTATGTTGAACATTTCTAATGAATTTGAATTGGAATCCAATCTAGCTTCCACTAGGCACTTCGTTCTATGGTACGGGAGAAGTTAGTGGCCAGCTTGAAAGAACGGGTAAAAGGGTGAGTGCTAAATGCTTTTTGATCAGTATAGATATGTTAGTGCTCTTTGGATTTGCTAATTTTACTGGTATTATATGAAGGTATTTACCTGGAATACTGATGCGTATGGTTATGGTCCTGGAACTACCTCATTGTACCAATCACACCCTTGGGTGCTGGCTATTCTTCCCAGTGGAGAGGCAATAGGTGTTCTGGCCGATACTGCGCTGCGCTGTGAGGTATGTGTTTTTATTCTTGTTCTATCCGATGGAAAGTTCGgttaatttctttatatttatttatgcagATTGACTTGAGAACAGAATCCAATATAAAGTTTATTGCACCAACATCATATCCTGTTATTACATTTGGCCCCTTTGCTTCTCCAACAGATGTTCTTATAACTTTCTCTCATGCGATTGGTAATATGCTGTGCCATGACACTTGCAATTCTTCGCCTTCAAAATGGTTTATGTTATTCTcccaattaaaattaaagttaagaGAATGCTAATGCAAAGATTATGTCCTTGTTCTATTAATTTATCTCTCCCACAACAATTTTTGGCCTTTTTCCTCATTAATCATCATTTATCTGTTCACTTGTGTTTTGCATCCAGGGACTGTTTTTATGCCACCAAAGTGGTCCTTGGGTTATCATCAGTCTCGTTGGAGCTACATGCCTGACACCCGAGTTCGTGAGGTTGGTCACTCTGCTGTTCTTCATATTTTCTTATAACTCTCCTGTTGTGAATGTGCACATTTTTTTGGTCACATAGAGGTCGAATGAAGCTATTTACAAGTTCAGATGTTATTAAATGTTTCATTCCTCTTCCAGTAGCTCCCACTCTTTTCTTCGTTCCTACCACGATGCCTACCCTTCTGCAGTTTTGCTAGTAATTGTGTGATATTGAGATGAAAGTTTTGATCAGGGTTCTCCTAACATGCCTATATTCATTGTATCGAAAAGTTATGCCAACATTGATTTATCCTTACAGGGTGAAAGGTTAATCAATGGTCTAATGATGTTCCCTGAATCATAATTATGGATTACTTATTAAATCAGCTTCTTTAATTCCTGGTTCTTTACTGCACACAGATAGCAAGGACATTTCGGGAGAAAAAAATTCCTTGTGATGTCATATGGATGGACATAGACTACATGGATGGTTTTCGATGTTTTACATTTAATAAGGTATGTTGTTTCTTTTCTGGCCAAATAAGTTGTCTAATAATGTACCTTGTACTTGACTGCAATCACAGCAAGCTCGATTAGATGTACTAGTCCACCACAACATTTTCTGTCATTTTGTTTGTATTTGTCCATGGTGTGCTCTTTCACTTATTACATTTATGCTCACCAGCTAGAGGAGCTGTTCTATgctgttttctttctttatggttaaatatatgttatgttttaGTAAGTTTAAGGACAAAACAGGTTACTTTGCTATGAGATATCATATGTTTCAGTCATTGTAGCTATACATCAAGAAACAATCTGAGAGGCTGTTTTATTAGGAAGCTTCCTTTGGTGCTTTATAAAAGATTAGTTACATTATGTACTATCCTCTTAAAGTTACAATGCCGTCAATGCATTAGTCTGATACCTAATTCTTGAGAAATTGAAGAGCAGAAAACTTTTATTATTTCTGTATTTCACACTTTTACACactgatacacatatatattcaaatagaaAAGGACATAATTCCCTAAATCCTGGCATTATCCCTGATAATGCTCCACTACCTGCTCCACTACCTGAAATCCCTGAACATACTtcctattttatattattatgtctaacaaaaagaagaaataagatATTTCAACActcccctcaagctggagcataTAAATCAAATGCTCCTAGCTTGCTAGAAATGAAATCAATCCTAGGTCCACGAAGAGATTTAGTGAGGATATCACCAAGTTGATCATTTGATCCAACAAATGTGGTGACAATGTCTCCTGATGCAACCTTCTCTCGTATAAAATGGCAATCAACCTCGATATGTTTGGTCCTTTCATGAAAGACAGGGTTGGATGCAATGTGTAGAGCTGCCTGATTATCACAAACTAACTTCATAGGACCGATCTTACAAAAATCGAGTTCTATGAGGAGCTGTTTCACCCAAATTAATTCACAAGTCCCCAATGCCATTGCTCGGTATTCTGCTTCTGCACTTGACCGTGCAACCACATCTTGTTTCTTGCTTTTCCAAGAAATAAGATTACCTCCAAATAAAATGCAGTATCCTGATGTTGATCTCCTATCCCAAGGACACCCTGCCCAATCTGCGTCTGTGTAGCCAACAATTTCTGTATGTCCGTGATCTTTGTAGATTAAACCTGTACCTGGAGATCTTTTCACATATCTTAAAATTCTGATAGCTGCATCCCAATGACTTTGACATGGTTCTTGCAGAAACTGACTAACGACACTTACAGCAAAGGAAATATCAGGACGAGTGATAGTCAAGTATAATAACTTGCCTACTAATCTCCGATACCTGCTTGGATCTGATAGAGGCTCCCCCTGTCTTGGAAGAAGTTTGACATTCTGATCCATAGGCGTATCAACTGGTTTACTATTTGTCATGCTTGTTTCTTCAAGAATATCCAAAGCGTATTTCCATTGTGATATGTAGATACCTTGATTGGATTGAGCAACTTCAATACCTAGGAAATATTTTAACTTTCCAAGGTCCTTTGTCTCAAAATGTTGAAACAAATGTTTCTTTAGTTCATTTATTCCTCTCATATCATCACCTGTGAcaacaatatcatcaacataaatcaCTAAATATATGCTTTTTCCAAATAGATGTCTATAAAAGACAGAATGGTCAGCTTTGCTTTGAATCATGCCAAATTGTTGAACCACATCACTAAATCTTCCAAACCATGCACGTGGAGATTGCTTCAATCCATAGAGAGAGCGTTTGAGGCGACAAACAAGATTCGTTCCAGTCTTAGCCACAAAACCAGGAGGCTGCTCCATATATACCTCTTCTTTCAAGTCTCCATGCAAGAAGGCATTTTTTATATCCAACTGATACAATGTCCAGTGACGATTTGCTGCCATTGAAAGGAAAAGACGAATAGATGCAATTTTAGCAACAGGTGAAAAAGTGTCGGTGTAGTCAATGCCAAAAACCTGCGTGTACCCTTTAGCCACTAGTCTGGCTTTAAGTCTGTCAATTTGTCCATCCGGACCAACCTTCACATTATACACCCATCTACAACCAACTACAGTTTTTCCAGGAGGCAAAGGAACTAACTCCCAGGTTCCAGATGAGTGTAGTGCTTCCATTTCATCAATCATTGCTTGCCTCCATTCCGAATGAGTTAATGCTTCTTTGACATTTTTTGGAATAGACACATTAGATAAACTGGTAATGACAGCACAATACTCTGGAGACAACCGTTTTTGTGTAAGGAAGTTATAAATAGGATAAGGATTTCGAGTGGATCTTTTACCTATTCGACTGGCAATTGGGGAAGTTATAAACCATAGTTCTACTGCTGATGCCCAATCTTGATAATTTTGGGAACCAATGAGTTTTTCACTGGTGATAGTTAAACTCCCAGAAAGATTTGGAACATAGACTTTAGGTTGATCGGGAAGAGAAGTTTGAGTTGGAAGAGAAGTTTGAACTGGAAGGGAAGTTTGAACGGGAGGAGAAGTGTTCTGGACACTTTCAATAATTTCTTCATCTGCcatattgataaaataaaagtgagaaaATCAGGATAGGGTCGCAGCAGGGAGATAGGCTGATCTGGAAATTTTCGCCGGAAAACGTCGCCGGAAAAGTGCCTCACGTGCCGGCGCGTGGAGGCGTGTGGTGTCGGAATTGCATCGCCGGGGTGGCGCGTGAGGGCCCGTGAGGGGGTGACAGGTTGCCGGAAAAAGATGGGCAAGGTCGCCGGAGTTTTTATTGAAGGTTTGTTGCAGTAGTTTGTTGATAGAAGCTCTCAGGTTTGTTGTACTAGAAGTGAAGCAGATTGGCAGTGAAGCTGATGGACATTTCTGAGGAAGGGAAGAAATTTTCAGGCCTAAGAAAGagcaggctctgataccatctTGAGAAATTGAAGAGCAGAAAACTTTTATTATTTCTGTATTTCACACTTTTACACactgatacacatatatattcaaatagaaAAGGACATAATTCCCTAAATCCTGGCATTATCCCTGATAATGCTCCACTACCTGCTCCACTACCTGAAATCCCTGAACATGCTtcctattttatattattatgtctaacaaaaagaagaaataagatATTTCAACACTAATCATTTGATAACCTCTTCCTTGTGCCTACATATTTTACTTAAAGGAAGCATACGCCATCTGGttatataatgtattaaaattAGTTTTACAAGTCAATGGTTGGATACCTTTCTTCGACCCAACGTTTTTCTTCTTGGGTTTGGTCTGGTATTCATCATCATTGAAGAGATGAATATGCAATTCTCAGAGTAACAGAGTTTGTAAGTTAGTAGTATGCTCTCTATGGAATGCAGGAACTGCTGATGTAAATCTTTTTTGCCCATCAGTCATGTTCTACTATTTGACTCTTtgtcatttaatataatatgttcATATCATTCACTTGTTCTGTTCTAATTCTTGTCGAACATGAAATTCACAAATACATTAAATTTTCTCAGGAGCGTTTTCCCAATCCAAAATCCCTTGTGGAAGATCTTCATCAAAGCGGTTTCAAAGCTATCTGGATGATTGATCCAGGGATTAAATCTGAAAAGGGTTATTTTGTCTATGACAGCGGATCTGAAAAAGATGTCTGGGTTCAAACCGCTGATGGCAAGCCTTTTGTTGGTAAGCAGTTTTTACTTCTGTACACCTAAATCTTCATTAGAGTAATATCTTCTCTTCAATATTTACAGTTTCTGGGTTATCACCTTTATTTGCATGATTAGGTGATGTGTGGCCTGGACCTTGTGTATTCCCCGACTTCACACAATCAAAAGCCCGGTCATGGTGGGCTGGTGTAGTTAAAGATTTCGTTTCTAATGGTGTGGATGGAATATGGAATGATATGAACGAGCCAGCTATTTTTAAGGTTGACTGAAGGGAttcacaataaattttcatatattttactGCTATGTTCTTTTTCTGAAACTTTTCTGCTGCAGACTGTAACAAAGACAATGCCCGAGACCAACATTCATAGAGGAGATGATGAATTTGGAGGTTTACAAAATCACTTGTATTATCACAATGTACTGTAACTATTTCTAAACTCCTTGTTTTCTGGttccaattttttattatacatttatacatacatatatgagCATGCGAATTAATACATTGATGTAGGTTTAGTTTAGCTCACCAATTCTAGTACCAGGTTAGTTGTAGTGGTTACTTGTGAATAGAATTTTTTCTTGGTATGCTCTTCCTGTGAGAATTCTGTACCTTATCAACTTAAATTGGTGTCGTTTTCAGGTCTATGGCATGCTGATGGCGAGATCAACATTTGAGGGGATGAAGCTAGCTAATAGAAATAAACGACCCTTTGTTCTGACACGAGCAGGATTTGTTGGTAGCCAAAAGCATGCTGCAACATGGACAGGAGATAACCTCTCCACATGGGAGCACCTCCATATGAGTATTTCCATGGTTCTCCAACTAGTGAGTAACTGAAAAGGATGAAATTATGATTTTGAGCTTTCAAGTAGTTCTATGTGCTTATCTTCTAGTTTGAAAATAAACTGATTTTCCATGGATAAGAACTTCAGAATGGCCATAGCATTTAGTTCACGAAACTTTATGTTATAAccatgcattttttattttttatttttgagaattttGTCGGATGTAACTACAATGTTATTAAGTTCATGGATGTAGTAGGGCCAAATTGACTAAGACTAAAAACCAAATGGCTTAAACAGAATGGCAATTTTCTTTCCCTCCTGTTATTGAAATGGTCATACTCTTCTAAACACACATTTGCCTTTAATTTCCTAGCCAACAAAAATGATGTGTTATTTTGCTCCTTGAATATGTGAATTGGCAAATCTTCAGGTAATACTTTCAGTTTCCAACACATCAACTGCTCTGTTCTTTACTGCCATTGCTTCTGTCTTCGTTTTAATGGATCATCCAACAATGTACTAAACTTTCTTgtctaattctttttttttttctttagcaATTGAATTGATACCTGtcaatgtcaaaaaaaaaaacaaaaaaacaaaaaaaattgatttgatacTGTCAAGGACTCAAGGTCCAGCTTGCAGTTAAATGACCAAATAAGAAGAATGCATTATCAAGATTATATACCTGAGTGAAATTCAGCTTTAACAGTTAGACAATACAATCAGTTAGTGATGGAGGGGAATTTTTTCTTCAGGGCCTCAGTGGTCAACCACTATCAGGACCAGATATTGGAGGGTTTGTTGGTAATGCAACTCCGAAGCTGTTTGGAAGGTGGATGGGCATTGGTACCTTGTTTCCATTTTGTCGTGGGCATTCTGAAACTGGCACTACAGATCATGAGCCTTGGTCCTTTGGAGAAGAGGTATGCTTGCCTGATGAGTAGTCACTCTATTCATGCtataaatattctttttcaacCAAATGATTTGGAATTGTTAAGCATATATTCTTAGTTTCTTACATGGCAAAAGTATTTGTTTAAATTGGTTTGTAATGCTCACTGTATGTTATTTAATATTCGAATTCATTTCTGGACAGTGTGAGGAAGTTTGCCGCCTTGCATTGATCAGGCGATACCGTCTTTTACCACACATATACACTCTCTTTTATATGGCACATACAAGAGGCACTCCTGTGGCTACTCCCACATTTTTTGCTGGTATGCTCTCTTAATGTCAAAATTGAAAACTTATTTGCTTGTTGATATAATGGCATAAAAActattttacttctttgaaGACTTTTGCAATTTTTAAACATCAAACTGGCTTTCATTTATTCAGGTTTCTTTAAGATCCATAGAGATTATTTAGATTTGTATAAGCTACAGAGTATATTAAGTTCGACTACTAAATGCTTTAATTTGTACCTATGAAGTAATCTGCAATTGAGCTTCACAGATTAGATCTTCATTATATCAGCTCCTCTTGTAgtttatttatatagtaaaaattttcCAATTTCTTGTGCAGATTTGAAAGATCCTGAGTTAAGAAAACTTGAGAACTCATTCATGCTGGGACCACTTCTTGTATATGCAAGGTTTTCTTTCTCCTTCGTACGATTAGCTTTGTGAATTTATTTAGTTGTTTTGCATTACTATTCACTAGACATGAAACCTaggggtgtggttgagtggaagagactcatccatccttaaccaaaggtcaagggttcAATCCTTGGCTTTGGTATGGAGTAACCTTAAATTTCCAGGCCAGCTACAATTCAGCgaggggattagtcactgtgttcgACGGTGGAAACCCTGAGCTacactccaaaaaaaaaactattcacTACATGTTCCTGCTTAAAGTCTTCGAGTCTGGGGGTATGTGGGGAACAGAGATGAAGTTTCTGTTCAAAGTCTTTTGGTCGTTACGAACTGTAAGTTTAATGTAGCAGTGAGGAATTCTCCTGGAAAGATAAAAACTTTCCCAATGGCTTCAACCCTATTTTGTAGTAGAAGGTTAGTCCTCAATATACAAAACATTTCACCTACACTAGCTAGCTGCCAGTGTTGACTGTTCTATCACATAAGAGATATCCTGGAATCATGAAACCAGTGCTGGACATTATTACTTATTGAAGAATATAGACAACGAGAAGCAAAGAGTAAAGCAAGTGGAGGAAAGGATTAGCCCTTCGGAAATTGGAATTTCCATTTCCCTCCTTTTTCTTTGGACATACCTCACATGATGGTCATGCAATGGGCCTCTGCATCCAACTCAACagttttatacattttttaaccaaatactAACTTTGGGGCATTATCACATCATTACATTAAGAGCTAAAATGCTGCAAGCGAAGAGTACTGGAAGTATCAACTAACACTAATGTTCAAAGTGTAGCCCTTCAGCAAAACTACATAGCCTAGTTAGTATTTTAAATTGGTTcctaaattttaacaaatatgaGTGAAACAAGAATGCTAAAATATTCCTAGTATAGCTTTTCTATTTTACCTTATATTTTTGGAATGTTTATCATGTCTATAGTTTATATCCACAATAACATTGTACTGACTTTAAGCAGTAGCCAGCATGACAAGGACGTGGATCAAGTTCAGAAAAAGCTGCCTAAAGGCATATGGTTAAGCTTTGATTTTGAAGACTCACATCCAGTAGGCATTCCTAGAAACCTAATTCACTTTCTAATGATCCTTTTATCTGTATATCATCCTATCTTGATTTTGTGTTATCTCTAAATCTGGAAATGCTAGGATTTGCCGGTGTTATACCTTCGAGGTGGATCCATTATTCCAATAGGTCTCCCGTATCAACATGTTGGTGAAGCTAACCGTACGGATGATTTATCACTGCTTGtggctctggacgaacagggtACTTTTTTAATTCGaggcatatataatatttaatataaaagatacataaatatgttaGGAACTCATCATTTATTTACGTAAAAAGAGAAGCTGGTAAGGTTGTTCACACTATtccagaaaaataaaaaaagcaatGTAATCAAGTTGGTTGTATATGGTTCAGGTAAAGCTGAAGGTTCTCTCTATGAAGATGATGGAGATGGATATGATTATACTAATGGCAGTTACCTGTTGACAACCTATATTGCTGAACGTCAGTCTTCGGTTGTTACCTTGAGGGTAGCCAAAACCGAAGGATTGTGGGAAAGGCCAAAGCGCCGCTTACATGTAAAGCTATTGCTTGGTAAAGGTGCTATGGTATGATTTACCCTCTAGCCAGATAATTCTGGTTTGTAGTTAAAAGAAAATGCTCAATTTTGAATTGCCTTTATGTTTCTTTCCTGAGTGTTATTGTTTCAGCTTGATGCGTGGGGTACTGATGGAGAGACTATACAAATAACAATACCATCAGAGAATGAAGTGTCGAGTTTGGTATTAGCAAGTGAAAATAACTACAAGATTAGAATGGGTAGGACTGTTGTTCCAAATCACTTTTGTTCATGAATCATTtgtcaattttaaaaacttcattGTAGCATCTCATTAGAAGTGTGCCTTATTTCAAAATTGTTGGTTTTAAACCCATTGTTGTTTGCAGAAAATGCTAAACGTATACCGCATGTGGATAGTGCCTCTGGGCACGAGGGAGCAGAACGTTCCAAAACACCAGTTGTACTGAAAAATGGGGTTTGGGAGCTAAAAGTGGTTCCGTGGATTGGTGGTAGAATAATATCCATGGACCATCTTCCTTCTGGTAATTCATGCTTTCACTTGGATATTTTCTTAAATGtttctaaaaaattatatgGTTATAGCTAGTTTTGTTGGACTTAGCCCTTCAACGGCCTACTTTGGTTGGGACTCGAACCCATGTCATAACTCTGATATCACTTGTTAGATCAAATGCTTACCACTAcgtcaaaagctatagctagtagtgaatgtgcaactttatttccttataccgccaCATTTTTGAGAGGTTGGGTGCTGGATTGGCCCTTCACCAGCCTTCGCCCAACAAAGTCACTTCCTTTGTTATAACAAACCTTTCTACCCAAATTCTGTAGTAAACTagtaattttgaaatttaaaagcaATTACTTGCATATATAGTTCCATGAACTTAGGAGGCAAGGAATAGACATTAAATTCTTAGTGAAACTTCTTCTATGATTTCAAAAAGGTGACATGTGCTTGAGATTTTTTATACTTCAATTTCGTTTTTGGCTCTGGCAGGAACTCAATGGCTTCACAGCAAAGTGGATATACATGGGTACGAAGAATATAGTGGCCTCGAGTACAGATCTGCTGGGTGTACAGAAGAGTATTCTGTCATTGAGTAAGTTTAGAAGCCTTTGAGTTAATTTAGTTTTGCCATAACACTTTTTAACTTATACAGAGTGTTGCAAAGTATGCATTATTATGTTTATGACCatgttttcttctctttattatCTACTGAGAATATGAGATTTTTATGCAAGGGATCTAGAGCAGGCAGGAGAAGTCAAATCTCTTATGTTACAAGGAGATATTGGGGGTGGATTAGTCCTCGAGCGACAGATATCTTTGCCAAAAGACACCCCTAAGGTTTTCCGGATCGACTCTGCCATTGTTTCTTCTAAAGTTGGAGCTGGTTCTGGAGGGTATTCAAGGTTTGCCCTTAATGATACCATACTGCATTACGTAAACTGGAGCACTAAACAGAACATTTTTATGACTCTGCATTATTATTAtaggggtatttatgtcttttaaacacattCTATTTCTAATCCTTATACCAACTAAACactggaatagcattcctaaaGTCCATCCTTCAGCgaatcaaacaatataatacaattcttgTTTTATTCCTTGCATATTCCATTCCCCATGGAATAGCATTCATATTCCTTTAATATTCATTCTGTGAACCGAACATGTTCTTAATTTGTAGGCTCGTATGCTTGCGTGTACATCCAACGTTTACGCTGTTGCACCCAACCGAGTCATATGTGTCCTTTACATCCGTTAATGGTTCCAAGCATGAAGTGTGGCCAGAATCCGGTGAGCAAATCTTTCAAGGGGATCTTCTCCCAAACGGTGAGTGTTTCTTGTTTTTTCAATCTCCAAATCCTTCAAACTTTCAAGTATTTGAACATTCACCTGAAAAGAATTGCCTTCATTAGAAATTCTCGAATAGCATGTGGGTAAACAAGGGGCCATTCCTTCATTTACACTTCTTGCTTCTCTAATCTGCTGTACCCTCGAGGAAATTACAGCGAATCTGGGATGCCATGTTTGAATACCCTCGCTAACGTATATCGTGCAGGTGAATGGATGCTTGTGGACAAATGCCTCGGTTTGGCTCTAGTGAACCGATTTAACGCGGATCAAGTATACAAGTGCATGGTGCATTGGGGTTGCGGGACAGTTAACTTGGAGCTTTGGTCAGAAGATAGGCCTGTGTCTAAGGAATCCCCTCTCAAGGTTTCGCACGAATACGAGGTCACAAACATACCTTAAACTTGTGTACTCCATGAAATTTAAGAACTTGTGTTTTGCAACTTTTAGTGGCTGAATAAACTTGTAATGGGAGATTGTCTAATAAATGCTTCTAACAGATAACTGTGTAATGTTCTCCCTTCCCTCTCAATGATGTGCAataatggcctgtttggttggttggatgtagttcaGTGAATTTCCAAACTacaatgtttggttggagggaattgcggaattgcaattccctccaaatgatgaattgcaattcatggggtacccccatgaattgcaattcggtggagaggaggggcaatttattggtgtaaagacaattttgtccatcctctcataccctttgtctttttttttttttttttaaattgaaataataataattattattattattattttgaaagaattattattattattattattattattatacttattattattattattattattattattattattactactattattattattactactattactattactgcaactattactacaacatttaccacaacataagggcattttagtcattttgttcCTTCTTACCTTTTAATTCCTTGTACTcttatttctgcataccaaacactgtaatttcaattcccactttattaattgaattgtaatttcaccgaattacaattcttttcccccctaattccctcattccaaccaaacgccctgtaagtcTTGTATGACATACTAAAAATGGTGTCTATTCCAATTGTTATACATGGAATGTGGACTTTCAAAACGACACTCAAAGTCTCAAATTATGTATGTGTAGTTAAATAATAAGTGGATCATGattcacatagctgtgtggatcataaatgcaatatacatttcaaatttcaaaatatactaaaagtacattatttttgtactgagtatatattatttgataatatataaaaaatcatgtactttcaaataatgtactctacgtatacaaataatggacttttagtatattaaaaatgcactttttatttttggttcacacatATGTGTGGACAAATAACG includes:
- the LOC116002159 gene encoding uncharacterized protein LOC116002159; protein product: MAGIQGISATSDVRTGNMIFEPILEEGVFRFDCSADDRNAANPSFSFVNQKARETPLMSVHKVPSYIPTFECAMGQQIVNIELPLGTSFYGTGEVSGQLERTGKRVFTWNTDAYGYGPGTTSLYQSHPWVLAILPSGEAIGVLADTALRCEIDLRTESNIKFIAPTSYPVITFGPFASPTDVLITFSHAIGTVFMPPKWSLGYHQSRWSYMPDTRVREIARTFREKKIPCDVIWMDIDYMDGFRCFTFNKERFPNPKSLVEDLHQSGFKAIWMIDPGIKSEKGYFVYDSGSEKDVWVQTADGKPFVGDVWPGPCVFPDFTQSKARSWWAGVVKDFVSNGVDGIWNDMNEPAIFKTVTKTMPETNIHRGDDEFGGLQNHLYYHNVYGMLMARSTFEGMKLANRNKRPFVLTRAGFVGSQKHAATWTGDNLSTWEHLHMSISMVLQLGLSGQPLSGPDIGGFVGNATPKLFGRWMGIGTLFPFCRGHSETGTTDHEPWSFGEECEEVCRLALIRRYRLLPHIYTLFYMAHTRGTPVATPTFFADLKDPELRKLENSFMLGPLLVYASSQHDKDVDQVQKKLPKGIWLSFDFEDSHPDLPVLYLRGGSIIPIGLPYQHVGEANRTDDLSLLVALDEQGKAEGSLYEDDGDGYDYTNGSYLLTTYIAERQSSVVTLRVAKTEGLWERPKRRLHVKLLLGKGAMLDAWGTDGETIQITIPSENEVSSLVLASENNYKIRMENAKRIPHVDSASGHEGAERSKTPVVLKNGVWELKVVPWIGGRIISMDHLPSGTQWLHSKVDIHGYEEYSGLEYRSAGCTEEYSVIEDLEQAGEVKSLMLQGDIGGGLVLERQISLPKDTPKVFRIDSAIVSSKVGAGSGGYSRLVCLRVHPTFTLLHPTESYVSFTSVNGSKHEVWPESGEQIFQGDLLPNGEWMLVDKCLGLALVNRFNADQVYKCMVHWGCGTVNLELWSEDRPVSKESPLKVSHEYEVTNIP